The DNA segment aggagacaacagcttcgcttcacttggaggttgccactgatgatgttacccagccaggtaatgaaacatctggatatcaaacctacacctcagcgagcaaacctgcaccctaaacctcaacctgagatacaaaCCTTGCACATAATATTCATTTACAAATTACTGCTATTTGTAAGTAATGGGCCTCACTCTTTCCCCAGTTATCCATTAACCATTAATATACCTGTTAAACCACAGggcattttcctttattttccctGGCTGTATTAATTCATGTTCCCCTTATAGCTATCCTTATCTCCCCATTTCCGTTCCGTCTTATACATTTACCTGAAAGCATCTTCTCCCTGCACCCTCTGGCTAAATCATATCTGGTATTATTAAAATTAACCAATTCAGAACTTTGATTTGAGGCCCATCCTTGTCCTTTTCTATAATAATCCTGAAtcgtttttaaaacagttctgttAATTGTCTGTAAAATGCTCCCTCACTGGTATTTCATCTACTTGTCCACCTTTGTTACCTAAAGTTAGTGATAGAACCTCCCCTTTCCTTGTTGAAATTTCTACATACTGGCTTCAAAAGCTGTCTATTTTAAAAGTTCCTCTAAATCTTTCAGCCTGTGTTGACCACAGTTAATGTTCGGGAAGTTGAAATCTCCCACTACCACAACCCTATTACTTTTACACTTCCCTGAAATTTGCCTCCTTGCCTGCTCTTCTATTCTACCCATATAGGCTAATTTAAGGATTTTTCTAAGATGTCCACCCTCCTTATTGCTGTATTAACTTTCCTGAACATAATTGTGACACCTCATCTTATTTTGCCTCCTCTGCTGTCATAGCATGAAAAACAATGCCATTCAACCATATCAAACTCTCTTGCACCTTAACTGGCCTGTAATGTCAATGCCTTCCTGACTCAATTGTTGGACATTCTGTCTGGATTCCATACCCTTGCCAAGTTACGTTATATGTGCCCCAACAGTACTTCTAACTAAATTTCCAGCATTAATAAGGCAATATCTCACTCTCGATGTGTCCTCTCCCAACTGCTCATGTGAAGGATACTGATTTTCTCATCTTAAAAGGCACTCAGAATTAGAAAACTTGAGACATTGTTTTAACAAAAAGTATTATTTTTATCCCCAATAGGTAACTAAATCTGTGGTATTTAAAAACATCATCCGAAACATGGTTTGGATACAGATAACAGGAGCATCAAAATTCAATGCTGACAATTACTAGGGAACTCACTGCTGTTTACCCAATCCTGATGAACCACAAAATCACTTTACAACAATATGTAGGTGGACAGTCTTTACCCAACATAAATGTGTTGATGTACAGCGACATTGTGATCTTTTTCAAAACCTATCCTCCAGATACACAATTGTATCAACATTTTATCTGCACCATCAGCAACTTTAATAGAGCAAGATTTAATAACATTAATACATATGGCCCAATGACCAATGTTCATTCCTTGGTCTGAGGAAAAGCAAAACCCTTCGCCTGTGGTTTCTTGTGAATTTGCTGGTGTGTTCCCAAACAGCAAAGCCATTTACACAAAACAGTATGGGATCGACCCAGTATTACTTCACTGGTGAGTTAAGTTTGGATGAaagagtgaatcccttcccacataaGAAATAAGTGAACAGCCTCTCCATAGACTGAACAGGCTGTTGTATCAGTACATTAGTTAACTGAGTGCatgtctctccccagtgtgaagtcgctggtgtctcagcaggttgaATGATTGAGTAAATCCTCTCCCACAATCAGAACAGGTGAACGGTTTCTCTCCGGTGTGAACTCGCTGATGCTCCAGTAGTTGAGATGAGCGAATGAATCCTTTTCCACATTCAgaacaggtgaatggtctctcttcagtgtgaactcgctggtgtctcCGCAGGTGGGATGACTGTCTGAATCTTTTCCCACAcagggagcaggtgaatggtctctctcttGTGTGAACTCGCTGATGTGTTCGCAGATTGGATGATTGGCTAAATCCCCTCCCAcaatcagagcaggtgaatggtttctctccgGTGTGAACTTGCTGATGTTCCAGTAGTTGAGAAGAGCGAATGAATCCTTTTCCACATTCAgaacaggtgaatggtctctccccactgtgaattcgctggtgcatcagcaggttggaggaccgtgtgaatcccttcccacacacatagcaagtgaatggcttctcccctgtgtgacTGTGCTGGTGGCTTCCCAGCTGGGATGGGTAAAGAAATCCCTTCCCGCAATCCTCACATTTCCACAGTCTCTTCCCAGTGTGACTGCGCTGGCATTTGGACATTTCCGATGAATCGTAAAAGACTCTTCGACACACAGACAATACCTGTTTCGCCCCAGTGTAAACAGTGCTTTTTCCTTCAATGTCCAAAATCCTGAGATAATTAGGTTATGATAAACAGAGTCACTGTCAAATCTGGATGTGGTTTCATGTGAAGTATCTAATTGAAAAACAACCTTTTAAACACAAATGTATTGGGAGAAACCCGAAGAACACACAGGTTGTGAAATTGAGAGCAATTAATTCAGTCAGTTGTAGAGATGACACTGAGGGAAACTGCTGGATTGTCATTACAACCAAACTGGTTCAtaaatatccttcagggaagcgAACCAGTCTGTTTGCATGAAACTACAGAAAAAGATGAGAGAGACAGGTATGAAGGAGATGCATTTTACAATCTACAATtcaaccctgttcctgttttctccccatatatTTCAATAGCTCCGAAAGGCTAAAAATAATTGCAGAGTTCATTCAAGGTGGCGTTGCAGTtaaacaggatggtgaagaaggcatttgatacacttgcctctattggtcagtgcatcgactATAAGAATTGGGAGGCCATGTTacggctatataggacattggttctgcaaattttggaatagtgtgttcagttttggtttctCTGCTGTCGGAATGAtgtgtaagggttcagaaaagatttacaaagttcTTGTTGGAATTGGGAAATTGAGCTGCAGGGAGATGCTAAACAGGCTAGAGCTTTTTTTATCTGGAGGCTTAGGTATGATGTTAGAGAGATGTATAAAATCGTGAGGAATAcagatagggtgagtagccaaggtctttttccagggtaTGGAATTTCAAaagtagagggcaaaggtttaaggtgagaggagaaagatttaaaagataccCAAGGTGCAATCTTTCACACAGTGTGGTGCACGTACAAAACAAGCTGTCGGAAGGGTtgctggaggcagatacaattacaacatttcaaatgcatttgaattggttcatgaagaggaagggttcaaagaaatatgggccaaatgcgaccagatcagtttaggataactggtcagcatagacaaattggaccaaagggtctgttaccatgctacATAACTCTATGATTAGGTGCTTAAGCAAAATGATGGAAATCCGACATCCAAAATGAGAAAAGGCTGCAATCGTACAGCAGGTTTGGCACATCTTAAATGGTGACAGGTGCAGGGACAATTGGAACTTTGAAGAAGTGTTTAGACTATCATGCAAGGCACGACAAAATAGGTTATTCACTAAGTGCTGAAAATTGGGACAAGAATAGATATGTGCTGATGTCGAGTTTGATGGGGAAATTGTGTTGTACAGTTTTATATCCGAGACCCTGACCTgattttgttctgtttctctctgtgatTCTCTCTTCTAGGAAGCAGGCAGGAGCAGCAAACAGTGAAGAATGCAAATGATATGTTagtcttcatagtgagaggattcgcgtacaggagcagggatagcTTCCTGTAAGGGCTTTGGAGAGTTCACACCTGGAGTACCGTGTGCACTTTTGCCTTCCTACTCCAAAGAAGGATGCCTTGGCcatggagagggtgaatcctttcccacataaGCAATAAGTAAAGAagcttcaccagactgattcctgggatgtcacGATTGTTGTATGACAAGAAACTCAATCTTTATTTAATCTTCCATTCTTTTGGCTTTGTGAGCCACCAGCTGCTTCACTAATATTCTACCTCCCTAAATCTGACCTATTTAACCCTACACTTTAGTATGGCAGGGGAACAGGAAATAGTTTAAAACCTCACCACCTTAACTAGCAAAAGACCCCATGAGGAGATTTGTCTCATCTCTGCCCAGATGCAACCGGTCAAgcttgtacatgtcccaccttatCCAGGAACGGTCCCAATGGCTCACAAATCTAAACCCTTCTCTGGCACACTGTTTCtccagccacatattcatcttaTCTATCCTCTTACTCATGCGCTCGCTAGCACTTCACACTGGGAGTAAGCCTGACATTATTACATTTGAGATTCTGCATTTTAATGTATCTCCTATCTTTCAGGTATTTATCCCTCTGTTTAACTATGTCATCGGTCCTTATATGAACCACAACCACTGCCTGTTCACCTTCTCACTCCAACTGTCCTGCAGCCACTGCATGACATCCTTCATCCTGGTACCAGAGAGATCacataccatcctggattcaCGTCTGACTGTAGTCCTGACTGTTTTGAATCCCCTGTCACTGCTTCCCTGGCAATCGTTTTCCTCCCCTTTCACACAGCTGATCACTGGAGACCCCTGCACTTCCTTTATGAGCCTTTTACTTTGTCtcatggtcacccattccctttccacATACTGTTGTGTGACCATCTTGAGAAACTGTGTGaccactgctgccttacagcgccagtgaccctgatttgattccaccctcaggcaactatctgtgtggagtttgcctgttgttccctgtgtctgagtggtttTTCTTGTGTGATCTGGCttgctcccatagtccaaagatgtgcaaattatgtggattgactgtgctagattatccatagtgttcagtgatgtgaaggttaggtgcattagtcatgggaaatggagggttacagggatgggatagtggatgggtctgggcagggtgctcttcggaggatttATGTGGACTcgtggggcctgtttccacactgtagggattctattctattctaaatgtACTGTCTCTGACATTCTCAGTGTCATGGATGCTCCACAGCGAGTCACCCACAGCTCCAGCTCAAGAAAGCAGTAGccaggacacacttcctgcatatGAAGCTGTGAGGGACACTAGAAGCATCTCTGATTTCACACAGTGTGCAACAGGAGCACACCATAGGTCTAaggtctcctgccattaagccagtTACACCCTTTAAGAGAATTTAATTCAGCTTCCTTCATTTCAAATACTTTTTTCATAATCAAAAGCTCCTGGGTATTTAAGCTGAATATTATATTTTTAAGACTGTCATAAAATTCTCTGCACTTATCACTTACTAACTGACTGTTGCCATTGCAACCCTTTTAACTTCTGAACCGGCTGAATTGAGACTGAGCATCACACTCAGTCTTGCAACTTCACCTCCTCCCAGTCTCACCTAACTTTTTGATTCAAAGCACTCAACTCCAAAGGTCTTTCATTAAGCTAAGCAGCACTCAGTGTAGCCTTGTCATTTAAATTGTCTGCTCACACCGACTCTGACTTCAGCCTCTTGTACTATTCCAATGCAGTTCATCTTTCAATTCAGTACTTTATAACTCTTCAGACTCAATGTGCTCTTCAGCAGTTTTAGGATCAGTAGCTAGTAATCAGGATCTGGAATGTTCCATCTGAaatggtggtggaatttgagtccatAAGGAATTTTACAGGGATATTTGCAGGTATTTGAGAACGAGGAATGTACACATTAAAATCATGAAGTGGGTGATTGAGAGTAAACATGACAGTACTTTCAAACAGACAAGATGTTATTTGGATAgcactcagtggttggcactgctacctcacagtgccaaggactcgggttcgattccagccttgagtgactgtgtggaatttgcacactcccgttccccccccccccccccagtctgcatgggtttccttccacaataggcattagttggggtaaatgtagagtaatgggaatGGGTTAATGTGGGAACTCTTCAGAGCGTTGTTGTGGAaatgttgggttgaagggcttgtttccacactgtagggattctaacattttctcagGTGCAgggcccagaactgaacacatacCCCAGGGGTGATCTGACCAAGAATTTGAACGTGTTACTCCTTTTGGATTTACGAAGATAAAGGGAAATACTTGCCCACACAGAACAGACAAACCTTCTTCCTTCCACAGTTAAATACCAATAATATTGAGATCCTGATGACTGCGCTGACGCTTAGAACTTGTTCTGAGGTCCCGATCTGTAAATCATTCTCATTAATATCCTGTAGAACGAATTCACAAAAGAAAAATTACTGACAGTTCAGAATAGAAATCTGAAAAATATAAACATTTCTCTTAGTTTCAATTTGCTGTGCATTTGTAAATACTCCTCTTCAAATCGCCCCGCCCCTACCCGGGAAGAAGCATGCGCACTGCTTCTTCTTGTCcccaataaagatggcggcgaCAATCCGGGGCCTATCATCGCTTTGTGTCCACATTGCTTCAAACGCGGGACCGGGAGCTTCTAATTCGCGTCTAGTGGCCTACACCGGTGTTCATTagacctcccacagtccagactGACTCCGCTCTTCTCCCGGTGTCCACTGATCCTCCCTCTTTCCCGTAGACCCCTCCCGCACTCACTCAGGCGGCAGTGCGCAGGCAACGTTAATGATCACGTGTTGTCCTGCTCGCCCCGCCCCTCATCACAACGTCCTTTGGAGGACCAGCCGCTTCCGTTTGGTCCGCCAGCCCTGCCCACCTTCACCCTATTGGTCAGTGACATACCGTCAATCAGCCGGGCTCAAGTGTGATGTGTATGACGGGATCCCCCCTACCTTAGGCTGGGATGAGACTCATCATTTTCAGGGAATGTTGTAGTATCACAGAGCACATAGGCTGGTTTCTAATCAGCCTAGTGGAACAGTGCCCCTCTCTCTGTAGAGATGCTACTAATCTCCCCTATCTGCCTTGTGAATGGCAgttttgtacacttttcattgcaCTCATGTATTCCTACACTTGAATACATGTCACAATAAAATCTGAATCTAATTCTAAATCTCTTTTGAGAATGACAGctgaatctgcatccagctgCCATTGAggctgttccagatgctcagagcGTGCTAATTAAATTAATCTTCACATTTTCATCCTGCATTATTTGCTAATTATCTGAAAGTTGTATCTGTGGTTAAAATTGTGACATCTGTTACCTCTCCATTAAATAGAAATCCATCTTAATTATAATTTATTCATGGAGTGTGGTCTTTGCATATGCTGTAATCACACCACTGTGCTGTTTAGCTGACAATCTCCTGCAGTCTCATTCTTATCCCTGTAATCATCTTCAGCCTCAaaatcctccctatctctgtaacttcctcgcTATCTGACAAaactccctatctctgcaatttCAGCTTCACAATCCTGTCACTGTAATGACCTCAAacctccttatctctataatcCCCCAgaaataactccatggaggcaattatcccttcaccaagtcaccctttatttacacgtgcatggTAAAAGACAGTAattcagctagctcagagccagctcccagaATGATCAGaaacctctgacactcttagaatccctacagaatcatagaatccctacagtgtgaaaacaggctattcggcccaatgAGTCACACCAATCCTCTGACGAGTATCCCACACAAACCTATTCCACATTACTTGACATTTATTCCTgattagtgcacctaacctacacatccctgaacactattggcaatttagcatggccaattcaagtaacctgcatatctttggattgtgggaaggaaccggagcatccggaggaaaccccactgaggcagggagaatgtgcaaactccacacacacagtcggccgaagctggaatcgaagccgggtccctggagctgtggggcagcagtgctgtgttttttaaatttctttttttcttcttacccatgttgtgtgtgtgcaagtgtgaaacacagtgaaagacacaaagtgcacaaatctttattcaaatttccaccaccaggaagaaaggaaacacccgagtggccagtgacaagcagtgcccttcacatcaaagggcaatgctgagcagtgctgtttatatttttttcttctttttttccttttttttccctttttttataggaaaacacccgagtggccagtgacactcctgtttatttatttttttctcttttttttaggggagggcagggattaaatccaAGACACACtcgttctttttttttcccccaaactaccgcctaactgcggtagtgcttattttttccccccaacacccatgttgtatgtgcaggtttgagacacagtgagagacacaaggtgtatgaatctttattcaatttccaccaccaggaagataggaaaacacccgagtggccagtgacaagcagtgcccttcacatcaaagggcaatgctgaacAGTGCTGCTtatcttttttttacttttaaaatttttttttagtttttcccccacactaccgcctaactgcggtcatccccgtttttttttaatagagttggagggggagacacttctgtttatttttttttaaaacccccacactactgcctaactgcggtagtttattttttttaaattttttttctttttggattttttttttaccccccacactaccgcctaagtgcggtagtgcttattttttccccagcacccatggtgtgtgtgtgcaggtgtgagacacagtgaaagacacaaagtgcatgaatctttattcaatttccaccaccaggaagataggaaaacacccgggtggccagtgacaagcagtacccttcacatcaaagggcaatgctgagcagtgctgtttattttttttaaatattttttttcgTAAccggaatctcctgtttattttatttttttttcttttataatttaacccccacactaccacctaagtgcagtagtgcttattttatccccagcacccatggtgtgtgtgtgtgtgtatacgtgtgagacacagtgaaagacacaaagtgcacgaatctttattcaatttccaccaccaggaagataggaaaacacccgggtggccagtgacaagcagtgcccttcacatcaaagggcaatgctgagcAGTGCTGTTTATATCTGTCGGCCAGGgatctctgattggaccaggttaacagcctcaatcagggaactcatattctgaggtccaccaGGCCAAACTTGTTCCAATCACAACATCCTCGAGCCTCACAAACCTCCCTagctctgtaaattcctccagcCTCATcatcctctctatctctgtaatctccagccTTATAACCCTCCCTATTATTTACTCCAACCTCATGAATCTCTGAGATAAACGCTTTTCTCTAAGACCACCCTGATAAGGATAACCCATTTTTATTTCTCCACTTGAAGGCAATTTCAGATTCCACTGCTGAGCTTCAGAATTTCCATCTGAACCACTCCACCTCCGTACCTCACTTCACTTCTTAAAGTATTGACGAAAGATAAGTCATCTACCTTAATATCTCTGACCTGGATCCAAATGTTGCTTATTATATTCCTATATTAAGAGTCTCAGAGGTATATGGTACAGAGAAAAATTCTGCAGCCTTCAGGTCTGTACCTGTTAAAAATAATCACCAACTGTCTCATTTTTCAGCACTCGATCTGCATCCTTGTGAGCTTGCACATGTGTGAATTTAAATACatcttaaaaattattttcttttacttgtttttgtgggatgtgggcatctctggcttgctagcatttattacctgttcctaattgcctttgagaaggtggtagtgaactgctttcttgaactgcagcagtccacctggtgtgggttgacccacaattccattagggagggaattccaatattttgatccagcaacagtgaagcaacggcaatatacttccaagtcaggatgatgagtggcttggagaggatctggaagttggtggtgttcccatgtatctgctgcctgtgtccttcgagatggaaatgGTCAAGGCTTTGcaggatgctgtctgaggatttttggtgaacttctgcagtacaTCCTTAGATAgcacacagtgctgctactgaatggtggagggaatggatgcagtgctttgtcttggatggtgtaaagcttcttgaatgttgttggggctgtactgcTGCAGACAGGTGGTGGATATTCCATCTTGTGACTTGTAGTTGGTAGACAGGCTTTTGGGTGTCAGTAGACGAGTCACTCACCTCGGacttcctagtctctgacctactcttgtagccattgtgtttatgtacTGAGTCCAGTTACATTTCTGATGAAttataactcccaggatgttgatagtaggggattcagcaatggtcacaccattgaatgtcaagaggcagtggttaggTTGTTTCTTGATGTGTtggtcatagcttggcatttgtgtggcacaatgttacttgccacttctcagctgaaGCCTAGATATTGTTCAAATTTTGttgcatggactgcttcagtgtctaagGAGTCACGAAAGGTgctgaacactgcaatcaccAGTGAACAATCCCACTTTTCtccttatgatggatggaatgtcattgatgaagcagctgaagaagttTGAGCATAGAACACTAcactgagggactcctgcagagatatcctgtagCTGGGAGGACTAACCTCCAGCAATCACAACtgtcttcctatgtgtcaggtatgattttacCCATTGGAGAGTTTGCCCCAGATATCCAATGTTAATAAGACTTACAGTGAGGTTCATTTCAGGTGTCATTGTGTGTTGACATCACACACTGGAAGAGAGAGCATCTGGATTTGTGAAAACTAAAGATTACCCACCCAGTGTGAAGGGTGGGAGACTCCCTGAAAGCATGGACAGTTCCAAATTGATATTGCTGCATGTCCTGCAAgtgacagggacccgggttcaattccagccttgggtgcctgtctgcgtggagtttgcacattctcccgtgtctgcatgggttttcttctggtgctctggtttcccctcacaatccaaaagatgtgcagattaggtgaattggccatgctaaattatctataGTGTCAGGGATGtaaaggtgcattagtcagggataaatgtagggaatgggtctgggtgggttattcttcggagggtcagtgtggagttgttgggctgaagggtctgtttccacactgtaggggttcttctAATTCTTCTTCCTATACTCATGACTGAGTAGTAAAAGTGATGTTGTTGAAACCTATTGGCTGTCCCCTTGCAGATTTGAGCCATTCTGATTACATTTGTCATCTATCCTGATTTTAGTCTGTGATATGCACCAAATACAGACAGGTGAGCTTAGTCTAGTTTGAGAAACATGGctggcatggccaagttggaaGAAAGGGTCGACTGCTctgctctttgactctatgatacAAGTGATCCTGTTTAAAAACTAGATCTTCACCAATCAGGTCAGCACACTGTGTTGGATCGTGTGCATGTGTTCTCcctcatatttaaaaaaaaatcccaaaccaTAAGGGCTGACTTTTACTGACACACAAAACAAGAGAAGTATTTGAGCAGTTCAGGCTGCGAAAGAAAATAAGTGTTTGGGGCAAGTTcctggcatggataaaggattggatGTTTGGCAGAGGAAGAGAGTGGGCTTGGAGGAGTCTTTTTTCAGGATAgcagtcagtgactagtggagttccacaggggtcagtgttgggaccacagtacACATTAATGATCTTGTCAAAGGAACTCAGGGCATTGTAGCTGGGTTTTCAGAAGACTCAAAAGGTGTGTTTTAAACATTGTCTAAAATTATTTCTGATGGCACAGTATGATGTCATTTTGTCCACAGGCCAGGGCTGATCCGTTTGAGTTTGGAATTCCACTTCCCTGTTTGAGGAAATGAATCAGTTACATGAGCAATGTTCTAGTTTGGCAGGGAGAATGAGGTGAGGCAGTATAAACTGTGACCAGGAATCAATGGGTAAGTAACAGGGAAAGGGGACCAATTGAGTGCTTCCTTTCCTTACTGTGACCAGGCTCTTGTTTCAAAGTCTGAAATGAAACAAGAACAAGTAGAATGGATGAAATCTTGCTTTCTGTGGGTAGGTCTCTCACTCTTGGAGGCTGTGTCTGTGCCTCCCTCTATGGTGAATGTGAGGTTCAGTTCCCTGAGGGGGCATGAACACAGTTTTACCATCTCAAACTTCAGCCCCAATCATTGTGTCATTTCAGATTAAAATATTACAGGGAAAATCTCATTGAGATGAGCTCTTGAGACGTCAcgccatgggccaagtgctagaaactGGAACTTGGGAGCActtggatgtttgatgactggcaaTGGCATGATGGGCTAAAGGCTGTAAAAACTCGACAATGCGACCATTTTGGAGGATAAACCTATCTCCTGTAAAGAAAAAGCTAAAAATGCTGTGTCATTTAGAGAAGATACAAACATGCTAGCTATCATCCTTGGTGGTTGAGTGGTTAAGATTTTGTGCTTTCACCACTACGGCCAAGGTTCGATTCCTTGTCGACAAATCAGGATTTATTGTGATAACAACTGGGCAACTCTAATGAGAAGCCTTGCATCATCTTAGATCAGTTCATGTCCCAAAGAACATCAATGTCAATGTCCTACACCCTTAAAGATGGGGAGTTTTCCCTtactgtctctgctcagtcggacAGTTCACCGTTCATTCTCCTGTAATTCTGGTTCCCAATAAGTTTCT comes from the Chiloscyllium plagiosum isolate BGI_BamShark_2017 chromosome 45, ASM401019v2, whole genome shotgun sequence genome and includes:
- the LOC122543942 gene encoding gastrula zinc finger protein XlCGF7.1-like isoform X1; translated protein: MSKCQRSHTGKRLWKCEDCGKGFLYPSQLGSHQHSHTGEKPFTCYVCGKGFTRSSNLLMHQRIHSGERPFTCSECGKGFIRSSQLLEHQQVHTGEKPFTCSDCGRGFSQSSNLRTHQRVHTRERPFTCSLCGKRFRQSSHLRRHQRVHTEERPFTCSECGKGFIRSSQLLEHQRVHTGEKPFTCSDCGRGFTQSFNLLRHQRLHTGERHALS
- the LOC122543942 gene encoding uncharacterized protein LOC122543942 isoform X4, producing MIGPGLSPPSLLGTRRSSAHASSRDINENDLQIGTSEQVLSVSAVIRISILLVFNCGRKKVLFPLFNYVNSPYVNHDHWLFILLLQNVLQPLQDIFHPGTG
- the LOC122543942 gene encoding uncharacterized protein LOC122543942 isoform X2; its protein translation is MIGPGLSPPSLLGTRRSSAHASSRDINENDLQIGTSEQVLSVSAVIRISILLVFNCGRKKVLFPLFNYVNSPYVNHDHWLFILLLQNVLQPLQDIFHPGTGCPCIS
- the LOC122543942 gene encoding uncharacterized protein LOC122543942 isoform X5, with product MIGPGLSPPSLLGTRRSSAHASSRDINENDLQIGTSEQVLSVSAVIRISILLVFNCGRKKACKVFRRGGFAFKKLNSDITSGFEIIAKHTTA